AATAAACTAATTGTTCTTAAGTCTAGTTTAATTTATGaaccaaacataaattaatctgtACGGCAACCAGAACACCGTACATCGTGGTCCTTCGAGCCATTTAACCATTAAAAAGACCAGTGACCAAACGTGGCGTACATCGTGGTCCTTCAAACCATTTAACCATTAATAAGACCAGTGACCAAACGTGGTGTACATCGTGGTACAGCGTGGCGTACAACGCGGTCCTTCGAGATTTAGTCGTAAATCGGGACTGTCGCGAGTGAAAAGTGAACACGTGTCAGTTAACCTTAATTGCGACATTTATACCAGTGCATTTAATTAACCATACCATATCATTAACCATAAACCATTACCAAAGTGCTTCGAGAAAAACCAGACAACCACGCGCCACTATTCAGAGAgagatcttttatttttttacatatttcataCTTGTTACTATACAATTTTAACCATGGAAGCTCTATTAACAACCCAAGAACAAATAATGTCAGCAATGGAAACCCTTCGAACCAATTTTAAGAAGGATGGGCCGGAGCGTAAGACGCCTgcctatattgaaaaaagattaaatacTTTAGATGGctattggagtgaattccaaaTTAACCACACGAAATTGCGTGCTGAATTTGAGGATCCAAATCATAGTTACTTTAGGGATTGTTATTATCAAAAGGCTctacaattttataatgatttgaaaAATCTTATAAGTACATTCAAAGCAACTAAACCATTATTAAGACCAGCAACCCCACTGTCTTACGACTCAGATCGTCAGGTAACACCAATGTCGCCTGCCGAGGGGAATTCGTACTCCACATCTAAGGAACACTTGACGTCCCAGGGTAGTTCTAGTCGAGGTGAAGATATGCTACGAAagcaaaaaagtaattttaaacctTTAAACGCGCCATTGAAGCTGTGGATATAGAAGACATATCCGAACCTTGGGAAATTGAGGACGTCTTGACCAAAATAAGAGGTGGTCGGTCATCGACTCTCTGCACTGGGAGATCGATAGTGAAGGAATAGATAATGATGAATACGAGGCAGCCTTCAGTGCCTACGAAAATAAGTTTGAAAACATGCAAAAGGTCTTaagatcaaaaatgtattctattaaatataggGAAAATTCTACTCCTCAAATGGAGATACCAACATTTAGTGGCAATTATCAACAGTGGTTGTcatttaaggatttgttttgtgaAAACATACACAAAAACAAATCCATACCAAATGCACAATagatgcaatttttaaaaaataaattaaggggTGAAGCCGATAAACTGGTACAGCACTTAAAAATTAGTTCAGGCAATTACTCAATTTGTTGGGAAATTTTAAACCACAGATATAGTAACATGCGTCTTATTTTTAATTCGCATATTCAcatattactgaatttaccaaatCTGCAACAACAGTCAGCCGCACTTATTAAAAGATTGCACGACACAACTAATGAATGTCTGAATGCTATTAAAGCAATGGGGGTCGATATAACATCTTGGGATCCACTAATTGTTTACATCTTAGTCCAAAAATCAGATACAGAGACTCATAACGACTACATAGAGTCGCTACGGAACCCGAGGGATTTACCAACTATCAcagattttttaagttttttggaaATTAAGTTTACCTCATTGGAGTCTACGAAACGTAGACAAGATTTTCGGTCAAGTACATTCAATCCGACAGGCATTCATGAAAATCAGAAGAGCTCATAcaaaataagaaacaataattatgtgaataaaaatattcaacataAGTCGATTATTAACCATTCATCAATTAGGTCGAACGATATTGTATTACAAAGGATGTGCATGCTGTGCAAAAAGAAACATTCATTATTTCAATGCAAAACATTTTTAGATTACTCACCAGAAAACCGACGAAGAACcattgaaaataataacttatgtACGAATTGCTTAATAAATCACTTAGGCAAGGAGTGTAGATCAGAAAAAACATGTAGATTTTGCCAAGAAAAACATAACACACTTCTTCATAAAGCTTACATAACGTACTTACCAACAAAATCAAGTCAGCATGCAGTGGAAGAACCTAGAAAAACTAATATATGCGTTTCTACCTTACCCCCACAAGTATCTCCTAAGCTATTAGCCATCgtgaaaattaatattgaagcTGTAGACGGTTCCCAACACGTCATGCGCGCTCTGATTGACCCATGTGCAGAATCTTCGTTGATAACAGAGAATGCAGCACAGATATTAGGCTTACCACGCATCAACCGAAACTGTCTGGTTTTAGCTGGGAGCTATTAAAATCACCATATGCTCATTAATTAATGACTTTAGCATTACAACAGAGGCATATGTCATGAAACAAATAGTCGGCAACTTGCCTAACCAACCGTTTACCAAACCAGAGTGgccacaaattaataaattaactttagcAGATCCAGAGTTCTATTTGAAAAGACCTGTAGATCTTATATTAGGTGTAGAAGTATACGAACTAATTTTACTACCAGGCTTTATTCGTAAAAGCGCATTGCAACCTATTGCTCAAGAAACGGAGTTGGGTTGGATCTTAAGTGGTGGTATTCAACTACAAAATTATTGCCATGTcgtaaaaattgatttaaaggATATCCGAAAATTTTGGGAGATAGAGGACATTTCGGATAATGCTGTAGATATGAAAACTGATGATTTCTATTGTATTCAGCAATATCAATTAGAGACGCAACGCCAACCAGATGGACGTTACGTTGTGATATTACCATTAAAACcagatttttaagaaaaattggGAGAGTCCAGAACCAAAGCGGTCGCCCAATTTCACCAATTAGAGAAACGTTTTATCAAAAACATAACcattaaagaaaattataagcAATTCATTAACGAATACATTGAATTAAACCATATGAAGCAATGTTCCGGTAACCAGACACCGAAATCATATTTACCACACCATTGTGTGATACGAGCGGAGTCATTGACCACTGCAACTCGTGTCGTTTTTAACGCATCAGCTAAAACTTCGACGGGTTAATCGTTAAACGATTTAATGTATAGTGGGCCAAATCTACAGAAGGATTTACTCACCCTTATTATTAGTTGGCGTCAATATGAAATTACTTTTACTGCTGATATCGAAAAAATGTTCAGGCAAGTGTTACTCAATGATGAAGACCAACCTTTGCAAAAAATTGTTTGGCGTGACCACCACTTAAAAATTACCAGCTAACTACTGTTACATACGGCACCAAGGCTGCACCATTCCTAGCTATAATGACTTTAAAACAGTTAGCCAAAGATGAAGCTCATCGTTTTCCTGAGGCAGCAGAAGTGGTGAATACCAGCTTCTATACTGATGACGTATTGCACGGGAGCCATGACCATGAATCCGCAAAAAGGTTAAAAGCAGAACTTATAGCCCTGTTAAGTTCGGGTGGATCTCAGAAAATGGTCATCTAATAAACTTGATCTAGTTGATGAAGATACGGAGAAAAGTAGTAATGATCACACATATATTTTCAAGCACCAAGAGTCAACATAGGCCTTGGGATTACAATGGAAACCAAGTGATGATAAGTTTACGTTTAACCTCATATTAAAACCATCGTTAAAGCTTACCAAACGCACTTTATTGTCTGACATATCAAAAATATTCGACCCACTTGGTTGGTTATCACCTGTTACAACCAAGCTTAAGTTGTTATTCCAGGAAATTTGGTTACTTGATCTTCAGTGGGATGATATATTGCCAGAAACCATTGTATCTAGATGGGATACCATaagaaataacttaaataataacataaagcatattaatatacaacGTTGGCTACAATGCAACGCTAATGACACCATTGAGCTTCACGGATTCTGTGATGCATCTGAAAAGGCTTATGCTTTCGTTACATACGCTAGGATTCATAAGAACGATCAAAACAAATCGTCGGTTGTCATCGTAGCATCAAAAGCACGGCTTGTTCCGTCCAAGAAGATTATTTCGCTACCTAGACTAGAACTATGCGCCGCTGTTTTACTATCAAAATTGATAAAAACAACTTGTAAATGTTTgtctaaatttaatattaagatatttggtTGGTCTGACTCCACAGCGGTATTAGGATGGTTGAGCGGAGATCTGAATCGATGGAAACCATTTGTGGCGAATAGGGTCAAACATGTAATAGAACAAATACCGTCATCATGCTGGGGCTATGTACAGTCCAAGGACAACCCTGCTGATTGCGCAAGTAGAGGAATCACGGCTGACCAGCTAGTTCAGCATTCTATTTGGTGGTCCGGGCCAAGTTGGTTGCTATCGTTTGAGGAGAAAACCACAGAAAGTACACCCTACAGTACAGACGAAGAGAGATTAAAATTTCAACACAAATAAATGTGTCTACgctaaaatatgaaaatgacgTCATAGAAACCTTATTAAGCAGACATAACAATTATAAGCAAGTATTGCGGGTTATGGCTTGAATGCTTCGTTTCTGTATGAGATTGAGTAACAAACCATCATATCTAACAATACCAGAACTGCGAaaagttaatataattttattaaaatatgtacaatcATTGGAATTTTCAGAGGATATCTGATATATTAAAAAGCAAAAGCGAGCGCATTCTAGGAGTAAGATTTTAAATTTGCATCCTTTTCTGGATGACCAAGAAGTTTTAAGAGTGGGGGGACGAATATCAACAGCaaatataatgaattataaCATGAAACATCCTATAATTTTACCACACAACCATCATTTGACGGATATGCTTACTGATTATGCTCATAGAATGACTTTCCATGGCGGGGCACGTTTAACGCAATCATGGCTTCGTCAACAATATTGGATTATAGGCGGATATAGTGTAGTTAAAATGAGGTTAAGAAAATGTATTATATGTAGAAAGCATAATCCTACGAAACATAACCAATTAATGGGTGATTTACCACCAGCTAGAACCAATATTTCGAGACCATTTTATCATACAAGAGTAGATTTTACAGGGTTTGTTGATATAAAGTCAGCCAAAGGACGAGGAATTAAATGTACCAAAGGATACATTGCTGTATTCAAATGCATGGCAACCAAGGCTATTCATCTGGAGCTTGTATCCGATCTTACCGCGTCTGCATTTTTAGCAGCTCTCCGTCGACTATCAGCTCGTCGCGGAACTCCAGGTAAAAGCCAACAGAATGCTGCAGGAAGAGATGGTCAACTTGAAATCCTTAATAGACGACCAGTTCTATACGCAGATAACTAAAATGCAAATTGAGTGGCATTTTAACGCTCCGTCTTGGCCCAGTGCAGGAGGCCTTTGGGAAGCCGCAGTTAAAAGCCTTAAATACCACTTGAAAAGAGTAGAACAAAGGTTGACATACGAGGAATTCTCAACGCTATTGGCTCAATTAGAGGGGACTCTGAACTCTAGACCGTTGTGCCCCTTAAATGAAGACCCAGATGATTTAGATTTCCTCACACCGGCTCATTTTCTTTCAAGTGGTCCAACAATAACCATAGTCGAAACTGAAAAGGATTAAGGATCCGTTCACACAGACCGGCTCGGAGAGGAGAGCAGATTTTTATCACGTTGGAAACAGTGTTTTGAGTGATTGtagtaaagtttatttttgcatttgcaccttttttgtcattaaaaatGCCTGAACGCGCTTCGTGTGAAGTAATAAAAGGAGCCGACCGGCTCCGCTTGCGTGCTCTTTCTCGCTCGCGCAGCCGATCGGCTCTGATTGCGTGCTCTTTCTCGCTTGCGCAGCCTGTCGGCTCCGATTGCGTGCTCTTTCTCTATCGCGTAGCCGATCGGCTCCGATTGCGTGCCCGCTGCGGCCGCGCCGACCGCCATTTTGATAGCAACATTTGAACGTAATAGTTGTGCGTACTTGTACGAAAAGATGaatgatgaaaaattaataatactcgTGTCAAAATATGAGTGTTTATTTGACATAACCAAGCCATCATATAGCGATCGGATAATGAAAGACAATGCATGGGAGGAAATTAGCAAATGTCTCGGAATAAGTGGTAAGTAaggttttcattgttttacaccTACCCCCAGATACTCAAACGAATTTTAAAGCAAGGGCTTCTTAAACTCGTGCTGCAACGTGTTagattcaaagtcaaaataggAATAACATGAGTTTAAATGCGCCCTTACTTTAAAAACTCGTTTGAGTATCTGATCGTTAGAATATACTTATGTAGTagacaatttttattaaatataacttaagAAACTCGCGTAGCCACTTGATCTTGCCAATCTAAAGCACCACTTGATGAAAAATAATCCTTAAATTTATTCCTTGTGGTTAGAACTGCGTCGCTATTAGAactgttttcattattattgtctGTTATTgctgttaataaatttatattgctgtGAAATTCATTCTCTTGTCCTGGCGTCcgattttctattaaaaaattatgtaaacatgtagttgctaatataattaaatcacaGTACTTCGGCTGAATTTTCATTCGTTTTTGATAAATTTCAAATCTTTGAGTTAGCATTCCAAATGCACATTCTACGACTTTTCTTGCCCTGCTTAAACGcagattaaatactttttttgataattctgtTCTTGCTTGTTCTCTTGGATACGGCCGCAATATATTATTGCTCAAAGGAAATGCCTCGTCTCCTATAAAAACATGTGGTAAGCTTTCAGTGGTACTAGGTAGAGGTTTATTTGGGGGCAGCTTTAACTTATTGGTGTTGagttttttccaaaattttgaaTTCTGTAAAATTCCGCCGTCGCTATTTTTACCATATGATCCGACATCAACAattaaaaaactgtatttcgCGTCGACCACAGCTAGTAACACTGTActgaaaaagtttttataattatagtataagCTTCCACTATTATCTGGTGCCTGTATATTGACATGCTTTCCGTCTATAGCGCCCAAACAGTTAGGAAAATTCcaaatattaaagaaatcaCGTGAAACCTTTTCCCACATTTCTTCATCTGGCATCTGCATAACTATGGGCATCAAAACATCACAAATTACTCTGATTGTCTCATGAATAATTGAATGAACTGTAGAAATTcccattcgaaaattaaatGACAAGTTTTTGAAACTGCAACCAGTGATGAggaatctgtaaaaataaaacaaacacacaaaatagaaatataagacTGCCGTACCAAAacgaactataaaataaaaaagagttatgttattaatttttcatttctgtTCTTTCCAGTGACGCAGTGCCAGGATCGTTGGAAGAAACTGCGAGATAACTTCAGAAAAGCCTATTATAACCGAAAAGGCAAGAGTGGCGATGGTGCAACTACGtccaaattgataaaatttgaaaaagaactttcttttataataccaTTTTTTCGCAATCGAAACCAAATATCTAATGTAACATTATCATCGGATGATTCAGAGCCTGGCACACCAATACCACCACCATCGACATCATCTAAACGTTCTGACCATTCTGAAGTTGAATCGCTTGCAAGTACTTCTGGCTCGAAAAAGAGACCACGCTTAAGCAAAGATGTTGCTACGGTTTTCGAAGAGTATCTTgaagaaaaaagaaatactaCACCCCGTGACAAGGcattacgtaatttttttttgtctatgtCAGATACAGTGGAAACATTCCCAAAAGAAGTCCAAGCACGAATTAAAAGGCGCGTGTTTAACATTGTTAATGAAGCTGAATTAAGTCTGTATGAAAATAGTACAGATTTGAATTATTCTTTGTCtataaattcaccgccatcGACTAATCAATCTACTTACCTAGTGTCAAACGAAACCTATATTCCTCAAAACTATCCAGATCAGACTACTTACGGGTACAATACCAGcacacaaaatacaaaataataaacaatcaaaaacaataataattataataataataattaaacacacacaaatctgtactatttaattacatttcattaaCGTAAATAATGCTTAATAAATGGAGGGCTGTGATTTTGTGATCTATTTAGATGTTTGTGTTATTTAACATGATTAGTATAAGTAATTTACATTTCATTAACGTAAACAATGCTTAATAAATGGAGGGCTGTGATTTTGTGATCTAAATAACATGAttagtataaataattgttttttatttaccttaaaGTTACCGTTAACCTTTCTTCGGCTGTAATGGTGCAACGATAATTTGTAGTCTTTTTTGTTATATGTACTCTTAACAAATCTGTCAATTTCAAAAATTGCCAATATTCCATACGATAatactcataaaattttaggCTATCTCTCTTCAATTCCTCGAAAATGGTGTGAAACTCCCCATGGATTAGTCTGTTTTTCCAAATATGTTTTACCCATATTTGTTTCCGCTTGCGCTTACGTTTCCTATGTTCTATTTCAAGTAATCTTgctaacaaatatatttcttcGTCGGAGATATCTAAATCCATGTTTCGAAAAGCACACGTTAACACACCGAAAACAAAACTTAGACTGCGCGGAATACTGGCACTGCCTTTGTAGTGTATCCACCCGACTCCGAGCGCATCCGACCGGCTCCGAGCACATCCAACCGCACCCGCTTTCAGATCTCTTCCAGCCGGTCGATGTGAAATAGTTGGCGGCTCCGCTCCGGCCAATTCCAAGCGTATACGACCCGGTCTGTGTGAAAAGAAAAAAGCAGGCCGATGCTCTCCGAGCCGGTCTGTGTGAACGGACCCTTACGTACAAGATGGCAGCTCACTCAAAAGATATTTCTTGATGTGTGGAAGAGATGGCGAACGGAGTACCTAACACAACTGAACGCTCGGTCCAAGTGGCTTTGTACCCAACGCAATATGAAAATTGGCGATATTGTGATACTTAATGACACTAATCTCCCACCAGGCAAGTGGGGCTTGGGCAGAGTTGTGGAGCTTCATCCGGGAAACGATGGGTGGGTCAGAGTAGTAACTGTGAAGACCAAAAACGGTACTATCAAAAGATCTGTCGTAAAGCTATCTTTATTGCCAGTAGATCAATTCACAAACCAAAATAACCATGATACTAATCTGGATTCCGAAACACCACCAAAAGGAAATCCAAATCAGCAATCTGCACTACAACCAGCAACATCTAGACGgagaaataaaaaaggaatttacCACTACGCTACCATGATACTACTtttgttcacattttttttatctccGTCGGAAGGAAACCATAAGGttgttaatataaatcaaacgcaaggtttatattttgataagatATCAAAAATTCTTATCGGCCAAGATGAATGGAAATTAGTTGTTTATTATGATACAGAACCATATTGGCAAGAAATTACattagaaaaatatatagaCTATTTAAACACTACGTGCACAAAACTATCAGGCAAAGTTCATTATGAGTCTATATTATTACAAGTACGTCATAGTAACGGGTTGCAATTATACAATAACTTATTGTCAAGTAATAGGTTCCCAGGCGGGCACGCTGGTCGTCGACGCGGAGTTATCAATGGAGTGGGTTATTGTGCACATTCGTTGTTCGGTGTACTCGATGACCATTTCGCTGAACAATATAAATTAGATATAAATCTTATAAGAAACAACCAAAACCATTTAGTTCAACTTTGGAAGAATCAAACATCAGTTATAGGATCTAGAATTAGGCAACTGAAAACGGAGGCAGAGCTTGGTAACGAGATGTCCTATCACGACGTACACCATTACGTCGTGATCTACTTGGTGATGGGAGTGGCAGCCGCTGCGGGCTCGTGGTGGGGCTGGCGGCGGTGGCGCGCGCTCCTCACCCCCCGCGCCCCGCGATGCCTCAGCAGGGAGGCGGTCCGTTATAGTGTCAGTGAACAATGTGTTAGTGCTAAAGCAGAGTGTAGTGATTAAAGACCAGTGGTAGTGTTAACAAATCTATATCTCCTATTGTGTTTAGGTATAGTTATAGTAATGAGAATAGTGAAATAAAATAGA
The sequence above is a segment of the Leptidea sinapis chromosome 29, ilLepSina1.1, whole genome shotgun sequence genome. Coding sequences within it:
- the LOC126973528 gene encoding uncharacterized protein LOC126973528, which gives rise to MDLDISDEEIYLLARLLEIEHRKRKRKRKQIWVKHIWKNRLIHGEFHTIFEELKRDSLKFYEYYRMEYWQFLKLTDLLRVHITKKTTNYRCTITAEERLTVTLRFLITGCSFKNLSFNFRMGISTVHSIIHETIRVICDVLMPIVMQMPDEEMWEKVSRDFFNIWNFPNCLGAIDGKHVNIQAPDNSGSLYYNYKNFFSTVLLAVVDAKYSFLIVDVGSYGKNSDGGILQNSKFWKKLNTNKLKLPPNKPLPSTTESLPHVFIGDEAFPLSNNILRPYPREQARTELSKKVFNLRLSRARKVVECAFGMLTQRFEIYQKRMKIQPKYCDLIILATTCLHNFLIENRTPGQENEFHSNINLLTAITDNNNENSSNSDAVLTTRNKFKDYFSSSGALDWQDQVATRVS
- the LOC126973530 gene encoding uncharacterized protein LOC126973530, translated to MNDEKLIILVSKYECLFDITKPSYSDRIMKDNAWEEISKCLGISVTQCQDRWKKLRDNFRKAYYNRKGKSGDGATTSKLIKFEKELSFIIPFFRNRNQISNVTLSSDDSEPGTPIPPPSTSSKRSDHSEVESLASTSGSKKRPRLSKDVATVFEEYLEEKRNTTPRDKALRNFFLSMSDTVETFPKEVQARIKRRVFNIVNEAELSLYENSTDLNYSLSINSPPSTNQSTYLVSNETYIPQNYPDQTTYGYNTSTQNTK